Within Paenibacillus albicereus, the genomic segment CTGCAGCCGGGCGGTTCGAGGTGTCCGTCGACCCGACAGCTGGGCTGTCTGGAGCGTCCGTCGACCTAACTCCGGCAGCCGGCGCCGGGGGTGCGACAGCCGGCTCCTCGGCTTTTTCGAAGGCAGCCAGCGGCAGGAGCTCCCGCGCCAGCCAGCGCGCCGAGAGCGCGGTCAGAAACAGCCGGATGTCGCTCTGCACCGGCTCGAGCGCGGCCTCCTCCGGACGCTCGAGCGCAGCGGGGTCGATGTCGATCCGCGCTCCGGCCGAGGCCGGGGCCGGTTCGCCGCTGCCGAGCACGAGCGCATAGTCGGCCCGCCCCCGCAACTCGCGAATCGGCAGCGCGCTGGCGATCGCGCCGTCCCCGGTCAGGGCGCTCCAGCCGCCGGGGGTCGGCGCGGCGGGGATGCCGGTCAGGGCGAGGAACTGGCCCAGCTCCGCCGCCGCTCCGGCATGAAGCACGCCGCCGCCGACGACGATCAGAGGCCGCCGAGCGCCGGAGAGCCCGTCCGCGATCCGGTCCAGCTGCTCGTCTCGGATCGGCGGCTCGGAGACGAGCCGGTCCATATAGTCCCCGCTGTCCTCGTAGGCCGGCATGGAGGCGGGAAGGCGAAGCGAGCGTCCGCATGCAAAAGACGGTGCCAGCCGCACGAGCGCAGGCCCTTTCCTGCCGTGCCGCGCGGCGAGGAAATAAGCTTTCTCCAGCGGGCTCCGGCAGTTGTCGTGCTGCTGCAGCAGCGCGGTCGACTTGAAGCCGGAGCCGGCTCTCGAAGGCCTGCCGGCGCAGCCGGGCAGCAGCAGCAGCAGCGGCACGCTCGAGGCCGACAGCGCCCGGATCGTCGCCGCTTCGGCGCGGGACAGCTCTGCGCTTGTCCCGATCGCAGCCGCCGGCGAGCCGGAGGCGAGAGCGTAGCCCTCCGCCGCGCTCAGCGCGGCCGCCAGGCTGGCGCAGCCGCGCACGGACAAGCCGGCTCGCCGGGCAGCCTCGGCCAGCTCGCGCACGAAGGCAGAGTCCGACACGCGGTCGCAGTAGATTTGACGCAGCCCTTTTTCCGCCCATATGGTCATGACGACGTCCGATCCGTTCATGTGCCGAAATTCCACTCCTTCCGCTCTATCTCTTACCATATGAAAGGCTGCGGCAATTGGAATGGGACAACAGGCGGGGAGAGCGCGGAAAAGTGATTCGGCAAGCCGGGGGCATGGCGCGCAGAAACGTGGGGATAGGTGCCGGTGATGGGCGGCATATGTGGGTGAGGCTTGACGAAGCGGGCAGGCAACGCTAGGGAGGCCTATGCGGATGCGAGGGTAGCCTATGGGGATGCGAGGCATGGGTGATGCGAATGCGTGCGTGGCGCGAAGCGTGCCTGGGCGGCTGGGAACAGGACTTGTTCGCGAGGAGGGTGAAGCGCAATTGGGAGTGGCTGGAAGAGATCGTACGCGGCTAGGAACCGGAGGTTTATGCGAGGAGGGGGTGAAGTGAAGGTGAGAGCGGCGCGAATCGTGCGTGCATGGCGTGATTGCAAGTTAGAAAGGTAAAAGGCCGATGCCGGAACAGGCTCGGCATCGGCTATCGGGCTGCGCTGGGATTTTGATGCCGACATTCTTCAGGCAAACGGAGCGGCGGAAGCCGCACCATTTTGTCGCGCGAACCCGTAGGAGGGGGAGCCGGCTCACCGCGCCAACCAAGGCACAGATGTGCCTTGGATTCGCCTCAATCGCGGAATCCACGCCAACCAAGGCATAGATGTGCCTTGGATTCACCCCAATCGCGGAATTCGCGCCATCCAAGGCCCAAATGTGCCTTGAATTCGCCTCAATCGCGGAATCCGCGCCATCCAAGGCCCAGATGTGCCTTGGATTGGCCTCAATCGCGGAATCCGCGTCAACCAAGGCCCAAATGTGCCTTGGATTCGCGAAGCTACCAGGTGCGCGGACCGATCAGATCGGCGAAGGTCGTCGTTTTCGGATACGACTTGGAGAGGCCGACCCCGCTGCGGAACTGGTCGCGGACGGCGGTCAGCTCCGGCTTGGCGTAGAAGAACAGCATCTTCTCGTCGCGGCGGTCGGCCGGCTTGGCCGGCTTGTCGTACAGCAGGAACGCAGCCCAGGCGTCGGCGATGTCCTCCTGCGCCTGATAGGCGCTCGCGTCGCGGAAGAACAGCTTGGTGTAGAGCGTCGTCATCGGCTTGCCGGCGCGCGCCGCGGAGGCGACCTCGGTCGGCCAGAACTTGCCGTAGTAGGCGGTCAGGAGCGAGTCCTTGCGGGCATAGAGCCACTGGCTGCTGCCGGAAGCCGGACCGGCGAAGGCGCCGCCGAGCAGGCCGCCCGTGCCGGCCAGAGCGGACGAGGCGCCGCCGAAATGATCCAGCTGCGAGCCGCCGGGCCCTTGCTGCGTGACGAGCTTGCCGAGCTCGCGGGCCAGCGCCCAGCGCGTCTTCTGCAGCGCTCCCGGCGTCAGGTCCGACGGATCGAGCACGAGCCGCACGCTTCCTTTGGCGAGCGTCTCCACCCGGGACATGCCGCCGCGATGGACATCCAGGCGCAGCTCCTTGACGAGAGCGAGATACGCCTTCGGATAAGCGGCCCGAACCTGCTTCCACAGCTGCTCTGCGGCCGCCCGCTGGGAGAGCGTGACGGCGTAGCCGCTCTCTTTCTTCAAGCTCAGCTCGCCTTCCGTCGAGACCGAGTACAAGCCTGCAGGGATGGAGGAGCCGTACAGCTCGCTGCTCTTGATGCCGATCCGGCTGCGCGCGTCGGCAGGAAGCGCGTCGACCTCGTCGACGATTTCTTCCTGCGCGGCAAGCATCTCCAGGTACAGCCCCTGCTCGTAGTGCCGGAAGGCCAGCTCCGCCTTTTCCTCCAGCCGGTTGAAGAGGGAGGCGTCCAGCACCGGCTTGGCCTTGTCCAGGAAGCGGGATACGGAGGCGAAATAGGCGGTCTCCCGCATCGCATCGCGCGTCTGATCCGGTCCGGCCAGTCCGTTGCTGGAGCCGGAGCCCGATCCGGAGCTCGTCCCTGCGCCCGAGCTTGTCCCCGATCCGGAGCCCGTCCCCGAGCCCCCGCTTCCCGCAACAGGATGGCTTTCCGTCATCCGGCGCGCGCCGGCATACCGCTCCTGCCAGTAGGCCGAAGCGAGCGAGGAGCGCTTGACGCCGTCGACCGTGGCGGAGACGAATTCCTTGTTGCCGATGTAGATGCCGGCGAATGCGATCGAATCCCCGCTGCGGAAGAAGACGGCGTCTCCGGGCAGCAGCAGGCTTTGCCCGCCGACTGCGGCGCCGCTGCCGTATTGGGCGGCGATCGTGCGCGGGAGCTGGACTTCGGCGGCGGAGAAGCGATAGATGTACTGCAGGAATCCGGAAGCGTCGAAGCCGGCGGGCGAGGCGCCGCCGTACTGGTACGAGGCGCCGACGTAGTCGAGCGCGTAATCGGCGATCGCTCCGCCGAGCGCTGGAGGCGTTCCTCGTTCGGACAGGGGGGCATCGGCTTCGGCGGACAAAGGCGAGGGCGTGCCAGCGCCTGCCATGCCGGCTAGAACTCGCGCGGCGGCGGCATCGGCATAGAGGCTGTCGGATGAGGAGGGGAGGCTGGCTCCCGCGGGGGCTGCGGCTCCAGCTCCTGCTGCTGTGAACAAGGCAAGGGCGGTGCCGGTCTGGATCAAACGTCGCATGAATTCACTCCTGGTCTCGTCTTGGTGTAAGGGGGCCGAAAGGGCCGGAACAACGTGTATTATAACAGGATGTCGAATATCGTTAATCGGACTTGCGTCACTTGAATTTCGCGATTCCGATTTTCTTCTATCCCCAACGAAAGTCCCTCTCCGCTCCTTCTATCCCGATAAATCGGTACCGAGAGGCAGGCGCGGACAAAGGGCCGGCCGCCTCCGGCTGGGTCTTACGGCCCTCATCCTCCAAAGGCATCTGCGCCTGCAGGCGCACGCGACGGCACGGCGCGGCCGCGCCCCCTTGCGCGCTCCGGACCCTCTGGCGCACGGAATAATCGTTCCTGCACGCGCCGTTTGGGGTATAATGGGGGCATACATAGGCCTGTCCCGCGCCGCCCGATCGCACGGAGCCGTGAACGGACAGGCGGACAGACGCCGAACAGGAGGGAAGCTGCCGCATGGAGCAGGTACCGGTCATTTCGTTCCGGAGAGTAACCAAGCAGTACGAGGACGGAGTTCCCGTCCTGAACGACGTGTCCTTCGACATCGAGAGGGGCAAGTTCTACACCTTGCTCGGCCCGTCGGGCTGCGGCAAGACGACGATCCTCCGCCTCATCGCGGGCTTCATGGAGCCGACGAGCGGCGAGATCCGGATGGACGGCAAGCTCATCAACGACCTGCCCGCCAACAAGCGGCAGGTCAATACGGTCTTTCAGGACTACGCGCTGTTCCCCCATCTGAACGTGTTCGACAACGTCGCCTTCGGCCTGCGCATCCGCAAGCTCAAAAAGGACGAGATCGAGCGCAAGGTGGAGGAGGCGCTGCGCTTCGTCAACCTGGAGGGCTACGGCAAGCGGGAAATCCGCGAGATGTCCGGCGGCCAGCGCCAGCGCGTGGCGATCGCCCGCGCGATCGTCAACGAGCCGAAGCTGCTGCTGCTCGACGAGCCGCTGTCGGCGCTCGACCTCAAGCTGCGCACGGAGATGCAGTACGAGCTGCGCGAGCTGCAGCGCCGGCTCGGCATCACGTTCATCTTCGTCACGCATGACCAGGAGGAGGCGCTGGCGATGTCGGACGAGATTTTCGTGCTCAACAAAGGCATCATCGAGCAGAGCGGCACGCCGACCGACATCTACGACGAGCCGATCAACCGCTTCGTCGCGGACTTCATCGGCGAGTCGAACATCGTGCCGGGACGCATGCTCGACGACTACCGCGTCGAGTTCGCCGGCAAGGAGTTCGAATGCGTCGACCGCGGGCTGCGGCGCGGCGAGCCGGTCGAGATCGTCATCCGTCCGGAGGATCTGGAGATGACGGCGGCAGGAGCGGGCAAGCTGGCCGCGACCGTCGATACGCAGCTGTTCCGCGGCGTGCACTACGAGATCATCTGCATGGACGACTCCGGCAACGAGTGGATGGTCCACTCGACCCGCAAGGCGGTCGTCGGCGAGGCGATCGGGCTGGATTTCGACCCGGAGGCGATCCACGTCATGCGCTTCGGCGAGTCGGAAGAAGACTTCGACCGCCGCCTGGAAGGCTACGAGGACGCCGAGCCGGACGCGCCGCAGCAGGCGCTCGGCGCTAACGCCGGTGGCGCCGTGGGCGCGCAGCCGGGGCCTGCCGCCGGACAGGCGCAGGCCCGCATCGCCGGAGCGGTGCCGGCCGCCAATTCTCCGGCAGCAGCCGGGCCGGACGCCGAAGGTCCGGTCGGCGAGGGCGAGGCGAGCCGCGCCGAGGACGCCGCGCTGCGGCGCGGGGAGGCCGCGGAGGAGCGCCGCGAGCCGGGAGAAGGGCCGCCGATCGTCGAGACCGGCCGCCCGGGAGGAAACAGCTAGTGTCCGCCCGCAGCCGCAACTTTTTCCTCGTGCCGTACGCGCTGTGGATCGCGCTGTTCGTCGCGGCGCCGATCGCGCTCATCGCGTACCGCTCGCTGTTCGACGTGGAGGGCGCGCTGACGCTCGACAATTATGCGCGCTTCTTCACCCCGGTGTACCTGCGGATGACGCTCAGCTCGTTCTGGTACTCGCTGCTGATTACGCTGTTCTCGCTGCTCATCGCCTACCCGGCGGCTTGGGCGCTGACGCGCGCCAAGCACAAGCAGCTGTGGCTGCTGCTCATCATCCTGCCGACGTGGATCAACCTGCTGCTCAAGGTGTACGCGTTCCTCGGCATCTTCGGCACGTACGGCTCGGTCAACAAGCTGCTCGAGTTCATCGGTATCGGCACGCAGCAGATCCTGTTCACCGACTTCAGCTTCGTGTTCGTGTCGGTGTACATCTTCATCCCGTTCATGATCCTGCCGATCTTCAACGCGCTCGAGGAGCTCAATCCGTCGCTCGTATTCGCCGCGCGCGATCTCGGCGCCTCGGCGTGGACGACGTTCGCCAAGGTCGTCTTCCCGCTGACGATCGACGGCGTCAAGGCCGGCTGCCAGGCCGTCTTCATCCCGGCGCTGTCGCTGTTCATGATTACGCGCCTCGTCGCCGGCAACCGCGTCATCACGCTCGGCACGGCGATCGAGCAGCATTTCCTCGTCACCCAGGACTGGGGCATGGGCTCGACGATCGCGGTGTTCCTCATCCTCGTCATGGTCGCGATCATGTTCGCCGCCGGACAGCGCAAGGGGGTGACCCGATGAGCGAGAGCAAGCGCTGGCGCTGGTCCAACCTGTATCT encodes:
- a CDS encoding ABC transporter permease, with translation MSARSRNFFLVPYALWIALFVAAPIALIAYRSLFDVEGALTLDNYARFFTPVYLRMTLSSFWYSLLITLFSLLIAYPAAWALTRAKHKQLWLLLIILPTWINLLLKVYAFLGIFGTYGSVNKLLEFIGIGTQQILFTDFSFVFVSVYIFIPFMILPIFNALEELNPSLVFAARDLGASAWTTFAKVVFPLTIDGVKAGCQAVFIPALSLFMITRLVAGNRVITLGTAIEQHFLVTQDWGMGSTIAVFLILVMVAIMFAAGQRKGVTR
- a CDS encoding C40 family peptidase — protein: MRRLIQTGTALALFTAAGAGAAAPAGASLPSSSDSLYADAAAARVLAGMAGAGTPSPLSAEADAPLSERGTPPALGGAIADYALDYVGASYQYGGASPAGFDASGFLQYIYRFSAAEVQLPRTIAAQYGSGAAVGGQSLLLPGDAVFFRSGDSIAFAGIYIGNKEFVSATVDGVKRSSLASAYWQERYAGARRMTESHPVAGSGGSGTGSGSGTSSGAGTSSGSGSGSSNGLAGPDQTRDAMRETAYFASVSRFLDKAKPVLDASLFNRLEEKAELAFRHYEQGLYLEMLAAQEEIVDEVDALPADARSRIGIKSSELYGSSIPAGLYSVSTEGELSLKKESGYAVTLSQRAAAEQLWKQVRAAYPKAYLALVKELRLDVHRGGMSRVETLAKGSVRLVLDPSDLTPGALQKTRWALARELGKLVTQQGPGGSQLDHFGGASSALAGTGGLLGGAFAGPASGSSQWLYARKDSLLTAYYGKFWPTEVASAARAGKPMTTLYTKLFFRDASAYQAQEDIADAWAAFLLYDKPAKPADRRDEKMLFFYAKPELTAVRDQFRSGVGLSKSYPKTTTFADLIGPRTW